Proteins from one Cryptomeria japonica chromosome 4, Sugi_1.0, whole genome shotgun sequence genomic window:
- the LOC131074671 gene encoding uncharacterized protein LOC131074671, protein MVDAITICEAGFKAPSESDLRGPILSQMVDDVKKDLDEQCQIWSTKGCTIMTNGWTDRRNRTLLNFLVSSTGGTVFIKSIDASYLCEQIEEVIEDVGEENVVQVVIDNATNYVAVGRLLMERHPSIVWTPCAAHCIDLMLEDIGKIPWVKRCVERARNVCKFVYNHSWVLALMRQYTEQKELARPGITRFATNFLTLQSMLRSKSALRRMIVGEEWSSSSYATTLAGKDMADCIFDEQGFWVPCDEIVKPLVVLLRVVDGDKPTMGYINEGMDRAKEAIRFIYGGDESKYGPIWEIIDRRWHHQLHRPIHVATYYLNPTFRFIPSFKADVEVLNGLYEIMEKMGPAGTSQIDLFRELQLFSDAQGETFSRLVAKDGRTTMMPDHWWNFFGLETPNI, encoded by the exons atggttgatgccattaccatatgcgaggcggggttcaaagcccctagtgagagtgatttgaggggacccattttgtctcaaatggtggatgatgtgaagaaggatttagatgaacaatgCCAGATATGGAgtactaaaggttgcaccatcatgactaatggttggacggataggagaaatagaactctccttaattttcttgtttcttccacag ggggcaccgttttcatcaagtccattgatgcctcttacctatgtgagcagatagaggaggtgattgaagatgtgggtgaggagaacgtggtacaggtggtgatcgacaatgcaacaaattatgttgctgtgg gtagactattgatggagaggcacccatctatagtttggactccatgtgctgctcattgcattgacctcatgttggaggatattggaaaaatcccatgggtcaagagatgtgtagaaagggcaagaaatgtttgcaaatttgtatataatcattcatgggtgttggctcttatgagacaatacacagagcagaaggagttagctcgtccaggaatcacaagatttgccacaaacttcctcacattgcagtccatgcttaggtctaagtctgccttgagacgtatgattgttggtgaggagtggtcttcctcatcctatgctaccacccttgcagggaaagatatggcagactgcatttttgatgagcaaggcttttgggtcccttgtgatgagatagtgaag cccttggtggttttgttgcgagttgtgGATGGAGATAAGCCCACAATGGGCTATATaaatgagggcatggatagggcgaaggaggccatcagattcatctatggaggagatgagagcaagtatggtcccatttgggagatcattgataggagatggcatcatcagcttcataggcccatccatgtggcaacctattatctgaatccgacattccgttttatcccttctttcaaggctgatgtggaggtccttaatgggctatatgaaatcatggagaagatgggacctgctggtacttctcagatagacctttttcgagagctacagttgttctcagatgcacaaggggagaccttctctcgtcttGTTGCCAAAGatggtaggacaactatgatgccag atcattggtggaacttttttggcctAGAGACACCAAATATttag